CTTGCATCCACTTGGATAGTGCTACGAGCAatcaattatttgaattttttagcTGCGGACAAGTAGCATATATGCAGCCACCTTGCGAGGCTTTGCAGTGGTCGAAAGAGGGCTGTTATCTAGTCGATCCATACGTCGTTCGCGAGACCCAAAGCGAATGTTGCTCCCATCAGAAAGTCTGCTCGACAGGAAAATACTCGAAATACTTCGACCGACAACGATTCGAGCTGATTAAAACGCAGGCTGCtaaattttgtagaaaaaatgGAAATTAAGTTCGCCTACTCTATCGTAGATAGCGGACCTCACCTGCGGCCTGTATGTGCGGTCAAGGCATAGGTCTGAGGTCGGTTTAAGAATCTAATAGTTCTACaactaattttgaaatttatcacGGCAAGTTTATGATTtttgagaccacttttggattTTTGGAGGTAAACAGGTCAAAGCTTCACGAATAAGTTAAACTCATATTTTTCGTTTAGTTGCTTTTAATTTGGTAGTTTACTACATATATTGCAGTTGTACAGAGCACaatcaattgatttcattattattgtaaTAAACCGCAATTATTATGGTAAAAGGATCCACTATATTTTCTCTTCGTTATTCAATGAACCTCTGATCTCGACTTTTCATTTCCCCTCTCAACAATCCTGACACGTATGTTTCACGGAAATAATTCGATGTATCGATAAACTGTGAGTCAGCCGCTATCAGGATTCGAACCATCATTCGAGGTCTTTACGCATTACGCCATCGTTCCTATTATCGAATAATCGTCAAAGCGATATGAAGCCTTCATGGCGAATCACTGAAACTATGCATACGCCGCGACAGATACTGCGGTGAGGTGACCAGATGCTTTCTCGATTCGCCGTTGTCGTGTTTACACACCTGACACATGCTTTTTCACTTGATTACTTCTATTAGATTTCAATATCTGCTGCACATGGTTAGAATGTCGAAGATCGCTATATCGAATTACGTTTATATACGTGGAAATAATTATCTAA
This genomic interval from Tubulanus polymorphus chromosome 8, tnTubPoly1.2, whole genome shotgun sequence contains the following:
- the LOC141909805 gene encoding uncharacterized protein LOC141909805 → MMTYTIFFAVFLLGISCTQCAVMQLRPGMCAEMFADRSEFNEATRQFERYNRTSCTTCYCDEDKSGGECHSCGQVAYMQPPCEALQWSKEGCYLVDPYVVRETQSECCSHQKVCSTGKYSKYFDRQRFELIKTQAAKFCRKNGN